Genomic segment of Umezawaea sp. Da 62-37:
GGTGCGTCGCGGCGCATTCGGGTGGTGTCTTGCGGCTCCACTGGCGAGCCTCCGGCCAACACGAGTCCACACGGCTGCCCGTGCCCCGATCGGCGGATCGCCCGTCGCGGTTCCGATGTCAGCGGTGTCGGCCCTCGAGTCGGGAGGGAACGGGATGGTAGCGCGAGGTGTGGGGATCTGCGGGATCGGTGTCGTCAGCGGCTACGGATGGGGTCGCGAACCCCTGTGGGAGGGGTTGCTGAGCGGCAAGCCGGCCGCCACGGTCGTGCCGGGGCTCGGGATGACCGACGACACGGCGTGGGCGGCGCGCGTGCCCGACGGCGGTGATCCGGTGGACGGTCGCAGCCGGTTCGCCCGAGCGATGCGCGCGGCGGCCAGGGAGGCCATCCGGGACGCGGGCGACCGCGGCTGGCGCCCAGGCAGACGGGTCGGTCTGCTGCACGCCGTGGTGCTGGGCGAAGTGGACCTGTGGCGCGACTTCTACACCACCCGCGGCGGCTCCGTGCCGGTGCGGGAGTACCTGGCGCTGATGCCCTCGACGCCGATGTCCATGTTCATGAGGGAGTTCGGGTTCCACGGTCCGGCGATGAACGTCTCGGCCATGTGCGCCTCCGGCAACGCGGGCCTGATCACGGCGAAGTCCTGGCTGGACGCGGGGCTCGTCGACGACGTGGTGTTCGTGGCCACGGACCTGTCCGTCACGCCGGAGAACCTGTCGCACTTCGTCCGGCTCGGCGTCGCGATCGCCGACTCCGAACCGCTGGACGCGTGCAGGCCGTTCCAGCAGGGCAGCCGGGGCTTCGTCATGGGCGAGGCGTCGGTGTCCTTCGTGCTCTCCCGCAGGTCGGACCGCCCCTACGCCCACACCCTGGGCGGTGCGATGACGCACGACGCCTACCACGCGACCTCGATCGACCCGACCCTCACCCACGTCACCGAGTGCTTCCAGGACGCCCTGGCCAACGCCGGGGTGCCCGCGTCGGCCGTGCGCTACCTCAACGCCCACGGGCCCGGCACCGCGCAGTGCGACCTCGCCGAGGCCACCGTCCTGGACCGGCTGTTCCCGGAGGACACCGAGGTCTACTCGGTGAAACCGCTCACCGGGCACTGCCAGGGCGCGGCGTCCGCCGTGGAGGTGGCGGTCACCGCGCTGGGCTACGACCGCGGCGTGGTGCCCGCGCCGCCCACCGTCGCCCCCGGACACCCGCGCCTGCTCAACGGCCCTTCGCCGATCGACGGTGGCATCACCGTCAAGTCCTCGCTCGGCATGGGCGGCCACAACTCCGTGGTCGTCCTCGCACCCCCGTCGTAGCACCGCCGCACACGACCGCGGCCCGCCGGCTGAGCCGGCGGGCCACGTCCACAAGCACCGATCAGGTGTTCGTCACGACCCCACGTCGTACCTGCGGGTCACCCCGCCCGACACGATCCCGTCCGGAGTCCGGCTCGACGCGGTGAGCTCGAACGCCCCGGTCCACGGTGACGTGAAGGTGAACCCCGCCCTGCCGTCCGGTCCGACCGGTGCGACCTGCGGCGGGTTGGACGCGATCGCCCACAGCACCTCGTGCGAACCCGGCAGCGACGGCGTCACCACCAACTCGATCGGCTGCCCGGCCTTGGCCGTCGACGGACCGTCCGCCGGGAACTGGGGGCTGGTCACGACCGGCGGCAACTTCCCGACGCGGATGTTGTACGACTTCTCGTCGGTCACGACACCCGCCGCGGTCACCCCGCTCACGCGCAGGTAGAAGTCGCCGGGCGCGCGCGGAGCCCATTGGACCTCCGCGGTGACCCCCGTGACCGTCCGCTCCGCCTCGCCCGCGAACGAGTACCGGTAGGAGACCACCGGCAGCCTCGGCGAGGAGAACGCGAAGGTCCCGGTGACACCGGGACCGCCCGACTCCCGGTACTCGGCGTAACCGGCGCTGGTCACGGTGGGCGCTGGTGCCTCCGACTCGATGGACATCTCGGTCCACCCCGACCGGAAGCCTGCCCCGTTCACGCTCGCCACGCGCACGTCGAACCAGCCCGCCGTGACCGGGGTGTACTCGAAGGTGAGCGTCCCGTCCGCGGCGGCGGGCGCCGACACCTCGGGCTCCTCGCCGATCCGGTACGCGTACGACACCACACCCGTCCGATCGGGCGTCACCGTGAAGACCCGCTTCTGCCCGACCAGACCGGACCAGACGTCGACGTCCACCCACGGTCGCACCTGGTCGACGCGGAAGGAGTCCTCGGTGATCCCGGACTTGAAGCCCGAGCCGTCCACCGTCCACACCACCAGCTCCTGCTGGTACTCCGACGGGTCGGGGAAGGCGAGCGTCACGCGCCCCGTCCGGTCCGCGCCGACCGGGAGGGTCTGCTCGGCACCGTCGTCGACCCGGTAGACGAACGTCGTCGCACCCTCCTGGGTGGCGGTGAACACGACGTCGGCGGGTGTTCCGATCTCGAACCACGGCAACTGGACCCACGGCGCCGTGCTCCGCACCCAGTACCGGTAGGACCGGCCGGGAGAGCGGTTGCCCGCGCGGTCGATCCCGGTGACCCCGATGTGGACCGGACCGTCCGTGGTGGGCGTGACCGTCACCGTCGCGGAGCCGCCGGGCCGGTCGGCCGCCACCCTGCCGCCGCGGATGCCGATCCCGTCGTACTCGAACTCCAGCACGTCCTGGTCGCCGCCCGCGTCGAACGTGAAGTCGCCGGGCACGCCGTCACCGCCGTCACCGGGCGGTCCGCCGTTCTCCCGGTACACCGTGGACGTGACCGCCGGGGCGTTGGCGGGCCCGGTGCGGTCCACCGTGAACACGCACGGCGCCGACCACTCGGAGTTGGCGAAGCCGTCCTCGGCGCGGGCGGCGAAGGCGTAGGTGCCGCCGTCCTGGAGCATGCCCTCGGGGAACCACCCGTGGAGCCCGCCCGAGGCGGAGGTCGCGACCTCGACCCGCCGGTCCGGCGCGTCCACCGGCCAGAACGCCAGCCGCCCGTCCAGCCCGTACCCGCCGTCCGGGTCGCTCACCGCCGCCGACACCTGCGGCCGGTCGCCGATCGACAGGTACGGCGTCCCGCCGGTGCACGGCCGGTAGTCCACGACCAGGTTCGTCGGCACGGCGGGCGGCGTGTTGAAGGTCGTGTTCAGCACCGCGTAGGTCTCGTGGGTGCGGCCGTAGGCCACGTCGTCCTGGAACTCCTCGGCGACGCGGACGGCGACGGTGAGCGACGGACGCCCCTCGGCGACGGCCTGCTTGACCGCGTCGAGGACGTTCCAGCTGATCCACGGCGTCGCGCACTCGTCCGTGCCGCCGGGCCCCACGGCCCTGGACACCTCGCGGGGCGGGTGCGCCCACGTGATCGCGGCCGACGGCTCGACCACCCACACCTCGGTCGCGCGCGGCTTCGCGCAGTCGTTCGCGGACCGCTCCGGCGTGCGGATCGACGCCGTGAACAGCTGCGTGCCCGTGAACCGGGCGAGGTCGAAGGTGAAGTAGGACTTGCCGACGTGCTGCTCGCCCGCGGCGTCCCGCCACGCGCCGACCCTGGCGTCACCGGTCGTGACGGCCTGGTCGGGCAGGCGGGAGTCGGTGCCCGACCACGAGGTCGACCGCGACGAGTCCGAGTTCGGTTGCTGCGCACCGGAAGCGACACCCGGTACCACCACAAGGCCGCCGATCAAGGCAGCGGCCAGCACCCCGGTGCGCAACGCGCGCACGGGTCTTCCGGACAACCCCATATCCCCCCTCGGGACACGCGGACGGGCGTTCTGCCGCGTCCGCCACCGCGAGGATCCCGGACGGAGGAGGCGCCTGTCCGGGTTTTCCCGGATCCTGTCCGGGCGGATGTCCTTCCCGGACAACGCTTTCCGGACCGCCGGGTGGTCAGCCGCGCAGCTCGGCGCACAACGACGGGGTGCACGGCCGCGCGGTGCGGGCGGTCTCGCCGACCTGGACGAGCTCCCGGTCGGCGAGCACGACGAGGTGCTCGGTCGGTCCGGTGCTGAAGCTGGTGTGCGCCACCCCCAG
This window contains:
- a CDS encoding beta-ketoacyl synthase N-terminal-like domain-containing protein; this translates as MVARGVGICGIGVVSGYGWGREPLWEGLLSGKPAATVVPGLGMTDDTAWAARVPDGGDPVDGRSRFARAMRAAAREAIRDAGDRGWRPGRRVGLLHAVVLGEVDLWRDFYTTRGGSVPVREYLALMPSTPMSMFMREFGFHGPAMNVSAMCASGNAGLITAKSWLDAGLVDDVVFVATDLSVTPENLSHFVRLGVAIADSEPLDACRPFQQGSRGFVMGEASVSFVLSRRSDRPYAHTLGGAMTHDAYHATSIDPTLTHVTECFQDALANAGVPASAVRYLNAHGPGTAQCDLAEATVLDRLFPEDTEVYSVKPLTGHCQGAASAVEVAVTALGYDRGVVPAPPTVAPGHPRLLNGPSPIDGGITVKSSLGMGGHNSVVVLAPPS